TTCAGCGGCCGGCTGATGCGCGAGGCGATCAGCCAGGCAACGGCGAGTGCCAGCGCAATGGCGAGCAGGCCCCAGCTCAGCCAGTGCATGGTGAAGTTGCGGGCCGCCCGTTCGCGCGGCAGGACCAGCCAGTATTCCTCGTCGTCGTCATGCTCGTCAAGCCGGAAGCTGATCCAGAAACCAGGCTCGCCATCGACACTGGCAGCGACGCGGGTATGTTCGCCGAGACGGCTGCTCAGCTCGCGTTCGAGCAGCCGGTGAAAACGACTGTCGGGCATGGGTTCGATGCGGTCTTCCGGTTCGGCAGGAAGAAGCCGGATGCCTTCGCGCGAGGCGAATTCGGCAAACAGGCCGAGGCGTTTTTCCGGGGCGGCGGCGAAAAGCGAGGCGCGGATCAGGTTGACCGCCGAGGCGGCCAGCTGCGCACTTTCACGGGCGCGCGGCTCGGCATCAATGTGGCGGAAGAGACTGAGCCAGGCCGCGGTGGTGAGCAGGACGAGCAGGGCGAGCAGCAAAAAGGTGCGCGCCAGCAGCGAGCGGGGCGTCATGCGTCGCGGGCGGCACCGTCAGGGACGAAAACGTAGCCGAAGCCCCAGACCGTCTGCAGGTAGCGCGGCTGCGCCGGATCGGCTTCGATCAGCTTGCGCAGGCGCGATACCTGGACGTCGATGGCGCGATCGAACGGGCCCTGTTCGCGGCCGCGTGCCAGCGACATCAGCTTGTCGCGTGACAGTGGCTGGCGCGGGTGGTGCAGCAGAACCTTGAGCACGGCGAACTCGCCGGTGGTCAGCGGCAGCAGCTCGTCGCCGCGTTTGAGCGTGCGCGCGGCGAGATCGACCTCGATGTTGCCGAACTGGATCATCTCGGCTTCCTCGCCCGGCGCGCCGGGCGGGCGATTGCCCTGGCGGCGCAGCACGGCATGGATGCGGGCGAGCAGTTCGCGCGGATTGAAGGGCTTGGGCAGGTAATCATCGGCGCCCATTTCCAGGCCGACAATGCGGTCCACCTCGTCGCCCTTGGCGGTAAGCATGATGATCGGCGTCAGGTCACCGCTACCGCGCAGGCGCCGGCAGATGGTCAGGCCGTCTTCGCCGGGCAGCATCAGGTCGAGCACGATCAGGTTGAAATGTTCGCGGCTGCGCAGCTTGTCCATCTGCTGGCCATCGCCGGCAGCCTTGACCTCGAAGCCCTGTTCGCCGAGGTAACGGGTCAGCAGGTCGCGCAGGCGGGCGTCGTCATCGACGACCAGGATATGGGTGTGTTGTTGTTCGCTCATGTGGGCAAGGATAATTGCTGACGGTGAATGAAGCGCAATCAATGGTAACAAGGAATTGCGACCGTCCTGCGGGAAACATATTTTTACAACTGGGCGGGCTTGCCCTGCGGGGGCGGATGGACAATGATCATGTCGAAACCGCAAAGCTGCTCCCGCCATCATGAAACGCCGTCTTCTGCTCTCCCTGCTGTTGCTGCTCAGCCTTTCCGGCTCGGTCGGCAGTGCTTGGGCGCAGGCGCGCTGGCGTGACCTGCCGCCGGATGAGCGGCGCCAGATGCGCCAGCAGATGCGCGAGCACTGGCAGCAGGAGCGCGAGATCCGGCGCGACGACGGGCCGCGCCGCTGGAACGAAGTGCCGCCGGAAGACCGGCGGCGCATGCGCGAGGAAATCCGTGAGCAGCGCGGCGGCAACTTCGAACGCGAATCGCGTCCGGAGCGCGGCGGGCGGCGCGACTGATTCCTGGTCGGGGCGGTAATTAAGCTTCCATTCGCTGGTCGCGGCCGGGCATGCCTCCGGTAAAATGTCGCCCCATGCTGATCCTCGCTCTCGAAACCTCAACCGAACTCGGTTCCTGTGCCCTTTGGCGTGACGGCGAACTGAGCGTGCGCATTTGTCCGGCCGGCCGTTCGCATTCCGAAACCCTGTTGCCGCTTGTCCGCGAGCTACTCGCCGAAGCGGCGGTTGCGGTCAGCCAGCTTGACGCGATTGCCTTCGGGGTTGGTCCCGGTGCCTTTACCGGTTTGCGCGTCGCTTGCGGCGCGGCCCAGGGCCTGGCTGTGGCGAACGGGATTCCGCTGTTGCCGCTGACCAGCCTCGAGGCGATGGGCGCCGCGACTGGCGCCGAGCAGGTGCTGGCGCTGCTCGATGCGCGCATGGGTGAAGTCTATGCCGGCGCCTACCGGCGTACCGCTGACGGTTATGCCTTGCAGGGCGAGATTCGTGTTTGCGCACCGGTCGACGTGCAAATTCCGGCCGAAACCGGCTGGCTGGCCTGCGGCAATGCGCCGGCCGCTTATCCATTGCTCGCCCAGCGTCTGGCCGAGGCCGGGCTGTCCGTGCGCAGCGATATCCTGCCCACGGCGGCGGTGCTGGCACAGCTTGCCGTGCCGTGCCTGCTGCGCGGCGAAGGCATCGATGCCGCGCAGGCAGCGCCGCTCTACGTGCGCGACAAGGTCGCCAAGACGGTCGCCGAGCGGCTGAGCGAAGGGGGCAGGGCGTGAGCGAATTCCATCTGGCGGCCGAGTTCTTTCCGATGAACGAGCACGATCTCGATCAGGTGGCTGCACTGGAAGCCTCGCTGCAGCCCTTTCCGTGGTCGCGCGGCAATTTCGCCGATTCGCTGAGCGCCGGCTACAGCGTCTGGGTCTGCCGCCTGGGCGGTGAGCTGATCGGTTTTTCGGTGGTCATGTCGGTGATCGACGAGGCGCACCTGCTCAATATCGGCGTGGCGGCGCGTCATCACGGCCAGGGCTATGGTGCCCGCCTGCTGCGCAATGCCATGCAGGCCGCCCGGCAAGGTGGCGCGACCAAGCTCTTTCTCGAAGTGCGTCCGTCGAACGAGCGGGCGGTCGAGCTCTATCGCCATTTCGGTTTTCGCCAGATCGGTTTGCGCAAGGGCTATTACCCGGCCGCCAGCGGGCGCGAGGATGCGCTGATTTTTGACAAGGAACTGGCATGAGCCTGAGTCGCGAACAGATGCTGGTCGAGATGGGCGTGGCCCCGCTCTGGGTGCTGCGTGACCAGGCCAGACAGCAGCCGGCAAGTGTTGCGCCGGAAGTGCCGGCCGCAGCCGAGCCGGTGCTCGGTGCCGAGTTGCCGGCGCTGGCACCAAAGCCGGCGTCAGTTCAGGCTCCACCAGTGGCGGCAACGGAAGCCCCGCGCCCGCGTCCGGTCATGGTGCCCGGCTCCGCTGTAACGGTCGACGGCCTGGATTGGCCCGAATTGAAAACGCAGGTGGCTGGCTGTCGTGCCTGCGGCCTGTGTGAGCAGCGCCGTCAGGCGGTGTTCGGCGTCGGTGATGAAAATCCGGACTGGCTGTTCATCGGCGAAGGCCCCGGTGCCGACGAGGATGTGCAGGGCGAGCCTTTCGTCGGCCAGGCCGGCAAGTTGCTCGACAACATGCTGGCGGCGCTCGACATCAGTCGCGGCAACAAGGTTTATATCGCCAATGCGGTGAAATGCCGGCCGCCCGGCAACCGGACGCCGGAAGCGGCCGAGATGGCGGCCTGCTGGCCTTATCTGGAGCGGCAGATCGCCTTGCTCAAGCCGAAGATCATCGTCCTGCTCGGCAAGGCGGCGGTGCATGCGGTGCTGCACGACGACAAGTCGCTTGCCTCGATGCGCGGCAAGCCGTTCGAATATGCCGGTATCCCGGTCGTGGTGACCTATCACCCGGCTTATTTGCTGCGCAACCTGCCGGACAAGTCGAAAGCCTGGGAAGACCTGCTCTTCGCCCGGCGTACGCTGCGTGAGCGGATGGCGCCGGAATTGCCCTTCTAGAAGAGGTCGACCGGTCGGGACTGCCCCGGCCGGCCTGCATCAGGCTTGCTCAGCAGTGATGCGTCGTGTCGTCCAGGTGCGCCACGTCGTCCTGTTGCGCCTGATTGATGATGTGGCGCTGACGGATCAGGTACATGATGCCACTGACGAACAGGCCGAACAGCGTGACCACCCAGTAGATCGACATGTCTACCTTGATCATCACGTAGTAGATGCCGGTCATGATCAGGATGGAGAGATTCTCGTTGAAGTTCTGCACGGCGATCGAATGGCCGGCGCCCATCAGGATATGGCCGCGATGCTGCAGCAGCGCGTTCATCGGCACGACGAAGAAGCCGGACAGGCCGCCGATCAGGATCAGCAGCGGCACGGCAAACCACATGCTGGTGACGAAATTCATGACCAGCACGATGAGGCCCATCGCGATGCCGAGCGGAATGACCCGCACCGACTTGCGCAAGGTGATGAACTTGGCGGCGAAGACGGCGCCGGAAGCGACGCCGACCGCAACCACGCCTTGCAGCATCGAGGATTTCGACAGGTCGAGATTAAGGGCGACTTCGGACCACTTGATGACGATGAACTGCAGCGTTGAAGCCGCGCCCCAGAACAGCGTGGTGACTGCCAGCGAGATCTGGCCGAGACGGTCGCGCCAGAGCAGGGCGAGACAGTGGTTGAACTCGTGGATGAGATAGAAGGGGTTGCGCTTGAGCGGCTTGTGATCGACCCCGGTATCCGGCACGTAAAGATTGAACAGCGAGGCCAGGATGTAGAGCACGGCCACGACGGAAAGTGCCATTTCGCCGACCGTATCGACGCCGGTGTCGATCAGCGGGAAGTCGAAGGCCAGCATGCTGGCGGCGATGTCGGGCTTGATCAGCGTGCCGCCGATGACGACGCCAAGAATGATGGCGCCGACAGTCAGGCCCTCGATCCAGCCATTGGCGACGACGAGCAGGCGATGCGGCAGGTATTCGGTGAGGATGCCGTACTTGGCCGGCGAATAGGCGGCAGCGCCAAGACCGACGACGGCGTAGGCAAGCAGCGGGTGGGCGCCGAAGAACATCAGGCTGCAGCCGAAAATCTTGATCGTATTGCTGATGAACATGACCCGCCACTTCGGCATCGAATCGGCAAAGGCGCCGACGAAAGCCGCGAGCAGGACGTAGGACACCGTGAAAAAGGTTTTCAGCAGCGGTTCGTACTCAGCCGGCGCCTGCATCTCGCGCAGAGCGGCGATGGCGGCGATGAGCAGGGCGTTGTCGGCCAGCGCGGAAAAGAACTGCGCGGCCATGATGATGTAGAAGCCAAACGGCACTTGGTATCTTCTCTTGTCTCTTATATAACTTTGGTCGAGGGTTATACCACGCTCAGCGTCGCGCGCAAGGCTTGCGCGGCCCTTGGAGTTGTGCATGTTCGGGCCTGGTCGTTGCCGTGTGTCGAAAAGACTACATTAAGACTTTGCCGTTAAAGCGGCGTGACAGCGGCGCGTCAATGGGGGGAAAATGCCTGATTTTTCGGGTTGACCGGTGGCCGGCTCCCGGAATGTGATTGAATATCGGCCGCGTATCTTCCAGGGAGAATAATCATGGCTGACCGGCGTCTGCAGGTGTTTCATGCCGTAGCCAAGCATCTCAGCTTCACCCGCGCGGCCGACGCCCTGTTCATGACGCAGCCCGCCGTTACCTTCCAGATCAAGCAACTGGAAGAGCAATACAGTACCCGCCTGTTCGAACGCCGCCACGGCGGCATCTCGCTGACTCCGGCCGGCGAACTGGTGCTTGGCTACGCCGAGCGCATCCTCGCGCTCTCCGACGAGATGGAAACCCGTCTCTCGGAAATGACCGGCGAAATGCGCGGCCCGCTGCTGGTCGGCGCCTCGACGACGATTGCCGAGTTCATGCTGCCGCGCGTGCTCGGCGAATTCAACGCGCTCTACCCGCAGGTGCGGGCCCGCCTGATCGTCGCCAACTCGGAAAGCATCGAAAGCCGGGTGGCCGAACACACGCTTGACGTCGGCCTCATCGAAACGCCCGCCAAGCTTTCCGGCCTGGCCTGCCAGATCTGTTGCGAAGACGAGTTGCTGGTGATCTGCGCGCCCGATTATCCGCTGGCCAATCTGGCTTCGGTGACGGCCAAAGGGCTCGTCGATTACGAATACATCTCGCGCGAACCCGGTTCCGGGACGCGCGAAGTCATCGACAGCTACTTCCGTCAGCACGCGGTGCCGGTCGATGCCCTCAAGACGCAAATGGAGCTGGGCAGCCCGGAAGCGCTGAAGGGCGTGGTGTCCACCGGGCTTGGCTTTGCCATCGTGTCGCGCGCCGTGGTCGCCAAGGAAACCCGGCTCGGCGCGCTGGCCGCGATCCCGCTCAGTCCGCCCCTCAAGCGCAGCCTTTACCTGGTGCATCCGCAGGACCGTTTCCGCTCGCGTCTGGCGGCCACCTTCATCGACTTTGCCAAGAGCAAGTTGCGAGAACTCGCTTCATGAAAACCTCCCGTCCCATCCGCGCCCGCATTTCGCCGGCCGCCATCCTGCACAACTATCGCCAGGCCAAACGCCGGGCGCCGGGCGCCAAGGCCTGGGCGGTGATCAAGGCCAACGCCTACGGGCATGGCCAGTGGCGTGCCGTCGAAGCGCTGCGCGGCGAGGCCGACGGCTTCGCCATGCTGGAAACGGAAAATGCCGTGGCGCTGCGCGAAGCCGGTATTACGCAACCGATCGTGCTGCTCGAAGGCATCTTTTCCGCCCGCGATGCGCGCGCCGTCGTCGAACACGGCCTGACCACGGTCATTCATTGCCCGGAGCAGCTTGAATTGCTGCTTGCCACGGCGCCGGCCGACGC
The DNA window shown above is from Quatrionicoccus australiensis and carries:
- the ompR gene encoding osmolarity response regulator transcription factor OmpR, whose product is MSEQQHTHILVVDDDARLRDLLTRYLGEQGFEVKAAGDGQQMDKLRSREHFNLIVLDLMLPGEDGLTICRRLRGSGDLTPIIMLTAKGDEVDRIVGLEMGADDYLPKPFNPRELLARIHAVLRRQGNRPPGAPGEEAEMIQFGNIEVDLAARTLKRGDELLPLTTGEFAVLKVLLHHPRQPLSRDKLMSLARGREQGPFDRAIDVQVSRLRKLIEADPAQPRYLQTVWGFGYVFVPDGAARDA
- the tsaB gene encoding tRNA (adenosine(37)-N6)-threonylcarbamoyltransferase complex dimerization subunit type 1 TsaB, which codes for MLILALETSTELGSCALWRDGELSVRICPAGRSHSETLLPLVRELLAEAAVAVSQLDAIAFGVGPGAFTGLRVACGAAQGLAVANGIPLLPLTSLEAMGAATGAEQVLALLDARMGEVYAGAYRRTADGYALQGEIRVCAPVDVQIPAETGWLACGNAPAAYPLLAQRLAEAGLSVRSDILPTAAVLAQLAVPCLLRGEGIDAAQAAPLYVRDKVAKTVAERLSEGGRA
- the rimI gene encoding ribosomal protein S18-alanine N-acetyltransferase gives rise to the protein MSEFHLAAEFFPMNEHDLDQVAALEASLQPFPWSRGNFADSLSAGYSVWVCRLGGELIGFSVVMSVIDEAHLLNIGVAARHHGQGYGARLLRNAMQAARQGGATKLFLEVRPSNERAVELYRHFGFRQIGLRKGYYPAASGREDALIFDKELA
- a CDS encoding uracil-DNA glycosylase yields the protein MSLSREQMLVEMGVAPLWVLRDQARQQPASVAPEVPAAAEPVLGAELPALAPKPASVQAPPVAATEAPRPRPVMVPGSAVTVDGLDWPELKTQVAGCRACGLCEQRRQAVFGVGDENPDWLFIGEGPGADEDVQGEPFVGQAGKLLDNMLAALDISRGNKVYIANAVKCRPPGNRTPEAAEMAACWPYLERQIALLKPKIIVLLGKAAVHAVLHDDKSLASMRGKPFEYAGIPVVVTYHPAYLLRNLPDKSKAWEDLLFARRTLRERMAPELPF
- the lplT gene encoding lysophospholipid transporter LplT, with protein sequence MPFGFYIIMAAQFFSALADNALLIAAIAALREMQAPAEYEPLLKTFFTVSYVLLAAFVGAFADSMPKWRVMFISNTIKIFGCSLMFFGAHPLLAYAVVGLGAAAYSPAKYGILTEYLPHRLLVVANGWIEGLTVGAIILGVVIGGTLIKPDIAASMLAFDFPLIDTGVDTVGEMALSVVAVLYILASLFNLYVPDTGVDHKPLKRNPFYLIHEFNHCLALLWRDRLGQISLAVTTLFWGAASTLQFIVIKWSEVALNLDLSKSSMLQGVVAVGVASGAVFAAKFITLRKSVRVIPLGIAMGLIVLVMNFVTSMWFAVPLLILIGGLSGFFVVPMNALLQHRGHILMGAGHSIAVQNFNENLSILIMTGIYYVMIKVDMSIYWVVTLFGLFVSGIMYLIRQRHIINQAQQDDVAHLDDTTHHC
- a CDS encoding LysR substrate-binding domain-containing protein, encoding MADRRLQVFHAVAKHLSFTRAADALFMTQPAVTFQIKQLEEQYSTRLFERRHGGISLTPAGELVLGYAERILALSDEMETRLSEMTGEMRGPLLVGASTTIAEFMLPRVLGEFNALYPQVRARLIVANSESIESRVAEHTLDVGLIETPAKLSGLACQICCEDELLVICAPDYPLANLASVTAKGLVDYEYISREPGSGTREVIDSYFRQHAVPVDALKTQMELGSPEALKGVVSTGLGFAIVSRAVVAKETRLGALAAIPLSPPLKRSLYLVHPQDRFRSRLAATFIDFAKSKLRELAS